From a region of the Thermomonas sp. HDW16 genome:
- the ahpF gene encoding alkyl hydroperoxide reductase subunit F, which produces MLDADLKPQLAAYLEKLQQPIELVASLDASDAARELDVLLDEIAALSPKISRVTGDDARKPSFLIRRAGSDVQVGFAGIPLGHEFTSLVLALLQVGGHPVKIDEALAEQVRALDGDYAFETYMSLHCQSCPDTVQALNAMSVLNPRIKHVAIDGSLFQAEVEAREILSVPTIYLNGAEFDAGRMSIEQILAKLDTGAVARTAQVLNEAAPFDVLIVGGGPAGAAAAIYAARKGIRTGIVTERFGGQVLDTMAIENFPSVEYTEGPKLAASLEAHVRSYGVEIMTAQRAKALQPAAQTGGLIGIELESGATLHAKTVILSPGARWRQTGVPGESEHRNKGVTYCPHCDGPLFKGKRVAVIGGGNSGVEAAIDLAGIVDHVTVLEFDGQLRADDVLQRKLHSLPNTTVHVNAQTTEMVGDGGRLTGLRFTDRTNGQPSDLELAGVFVQIGLLPNTDWLKGTVALSPRGEIAIDDKGHTDVPGVFAAGDATTEPFKQIVVAMGGGSTAALSAFDFLIRHSAPAETESQAQAA; this is translated from the coding sequence ATGCTCGATGCCGACCTCAAGCCCCAGCTGGCCGCCTACCTCGAAAAACTGCAGCAGCCGATCGAACTGGTTGCCTCGCTGGACGCTTCGGATGCCGCGCGCGAACTCGACGTGCTGCTGGACGAGATCGCCGCGCTGTCGCCGAAGATTTCCCGCGTGACCGGTGACGATGCGCGCAAGCCCTCGTTCCTGATCCGCCGCGCGGGCAGCGACGTGCAGGTGGGTTTCGCCGGCATTCCGCTGGGCCACGAATTCACCTCGCTGGTGCTGGCGCTGCTGCAGGTCGGCGGGCATCCGGTGAAGATCGACGAAGCGCTGGCCGAGCAGGTACGCGCATTGGATGGCGATTACGCCTTCGAGACCTATATGTCGCTGCATTGCCAGAGCTGCCCGGACACGGTGCAGGCGCTGAACGCGATGAGCGTGCTCAATCCGCGCATCAAGCATGTCGCCATCGACGGCTCGTTGTTCCAGGCCGAAGTGGAAGCGCGCGAAATCCTGTCGGTACCGACCATCTACCTCAACGGCGCCGAGTTCGATGCCGGTCGCATGAGCATCGAACAGATCCTCGCCAAGCTGGACACCGGCGCTGTCGCGCGCACCGCGCAGGTACTGAACGAAGCCGCGCCGTTCGACGTGCTGATCGTCGGCGGCGGCCCGGCCGGCGCCGCAGCGGCGATCTATGCCGCGCGCAAGGGCATCCGCACCGGCATCGTCACCGAGCGCTTCGGTGGGCAGGTGCTGGACACCATGGCCATCGAGAATTTCCCCTCGGTGGAATACACCGAAGGCCCGAAGCTGGCCGCATCGCTGGAAGCGCATGTGCGCAGCTATGGCGTGGAAATCATGACCGCGCAGCGCGCCAAGGCGTTGCAGCCGGCGGCGCAGACGGGCGGGTTGATCGGCATCGAACTGGAAAGCGGTGCCACCCTGCATGCGAAGACGGTGATCCTGAGCCCCGGCGCACGCTGGCGGCAGACCGGCGTGCCCGGCGAGTCCGAGCATCGCAACAAGGGCGTGACCTATTGCCCGCACTGCGATGGCCCACTGTTCAAGGGCAAGCGGGTGGCGGTGATCGGTGGCGGCAATTCCGGCGTGGAGGCGGCAATCGACTTGGCCGGCATCGTGGATCACGTGACCGTGCTCGAGTTCGACGGCCAGCTGCGCGCGGACGACGTGCTGCAGCGCAAACTGCACAGCCTGCCCAACACCACCGTACACGTGAACGCGCAAACCACCGAAATGGTGGGCGATGGCGGCCGTTTGACCGGCCTGCGCTTCACCGACCGCACCAATGGCCAGCCGAGTGATCTGGAACTGGCCGGCGTGTTCGTGCAGATCGGCCTGCTGCCGAATACCGATTGGCTGAAGGGCACGGTGGCGCTGAGCCCGCGCGGCGAGATCGCGATCGACGACAAGGGCCATACCGATGTGCCCGGCGTGTTCGCCGCCGGCGATGCCACCACCGAGCCGTTCAAGCAGATTGTGGTGGCGATGGGTGGCGGTTCGACCGCCGCGCTGTCCGCCTTCGACTTCCTGATCCGCCACTCGGCGCCGGCAGAAACCGAAAGCCAGGCGCAGGCGGCCTGA